The Ischnura elegans chromosome 1, ioIscEleg1.1, whole genome shotgun sequence genome contains a region encoding:
- the LOC124169924 gene encoding uncharacterized protein LOC124169924 isoform X1, which translates to MAHSDSSQAISDSAKVAFLVLVGLPGSGKTTLTLTLPHLLGSKYHIIHICYDEVISFKEAVRFDENLSSWKSERAKVLLATETLVNDLLSYNSPVNEECSYKLASFPKSHIFTENIGHKLEVKNLVPSNKCHITCDDDSCENLPTSKESGIELYCQSAVLSLAAKDIEEGSQGHYTMLDSFNSLVSMSDQFKDCDFGNELFLVCIDDNCYYRSMRKEWWNLAVKYKLPFCIITLECDVEVCIRRVRERFDSCPDSSPYIPDTVIRRMNNCLEIPNGDLHHWEKHSIVINTGILNTYGSYVRNLRVLRGRSLKGGMHALLSPSEIRNLINSAVREPAKHAFIEKHSDSSVIKSIIHAADLALRKVVGESDPKIRLQINVKRKKILEDLKNKKIIIPSDNLEEQGEGFGIKFDEYLISLLDLYQ; encoded by the coding sequence ATGGCTCATTCTGATAGCAGTCAGGCCATTTCTGACTCGGCAAAAGTTGCCTTTCTAGTGCTTGTGGGATTACCTGGAAGTGGAAAAACTACACTCACATTAACTTTGCCTCATCTCTTAGGTagcaaataccatatcatacatATTTGTTATGATGAAGTCATCTCATTCAAAGAAGCTGTAAGGTTTGATGAAAATCTTAGTTCATGGAAGAGTGAAAGAGCTAAAGTTTTGCTTGCAACAGAGACATTGGTTAATGATCTTCTTAGTTATAATAGTCCTGTGAATGAAGAGTGTTCATACAAATTGGCTTCATTTCCAAAGAGTcatatttttactgaaaacatTGGTCATAAGTTAGAGGTGAAAAATCTTGTGCCCAGTAATAAATGTCACATTACATGTGATGATGATAGCTGTGAAAATCTCCCTACTAGCAAGGAAAGTGGCATAGAGCTGTACTGTCAAAGTGCAGTCTTAAGTTTAGCTGCTAAGGATATTGAAGAAGGGAGTCAAGGACATTACACCATGCTGGATTCTTTCAACAGCTTAGTTTCTATGAGTGATCAATTCAAAGACTGTGATTTTGGGAATGAGTTATTTTTAGTATGTATTGATGATAACTGTTACTACAGAAGCATGAGAAAAGAGTGGTGGAACTTGGCTGTTAAGTATAAACTTCCATTCTGCATTATTACACTGGAGTGTGATGTTGAAGTGTGCataagaagagtgagagagagatttGATTCTTGCCCAGATAGTTCTCCTTATATTCCAGATACAGTTATTAGGAGGATGAATAACTGTTTAGAAATTCCTAATGGAGACCTGCATCACTGGGAAAAGCACTCAATTGTGATTAACACTGGCATTTTAAATACCTATGGTAGCTATGTGCGCAATTTACGTGTTCTCAGAGGTAGAAGTTTGAAAGGAGGTATGCATGCCCTGCTATCACCTAGTGAAATCAGAAACCTGATTAATAGTGCTGTAAGAGAGCCAGCAAAACATGCATTCATTGAGAAGCACTCTGACTCTTCAGTAATCAAATCTATTATTCATGCAGCTGATTTGGCTTTACGCAAAGTAGTTGGTGAAAGTGACCCAAAAATCAGGCTTCAGATTAAtgttaaacgtaaaaaaattttagAGGATCtaaagaataagaaaataatcattcCTAGTGATAATTTAGAAGAGCAGGGGGAAGGTTTTGGGATTAAGTTTGATGAGTACTTGATCTCATTGCTTGATCTCTATCAATGA